In the Ramlibacter tataouinensis TTB310 genome, one interval contains:
- a CDS encoding helix-turn-helix domain-containing protein has translation MPNIAAVLKSEIARVARKELRGETQQLKKLNAHYRGQIATLRRRIDTLEKQVNRLGKAGGRATARAQETEADDDSPSLRFSAKGLAAQRKRLGLSAAALASLLGVSAQSVYKWEDGRARPRARQLQAIASLRGMGKRAAQAKLEELGGG, from the coding sequence ATGCCAAATATCGCAGCGGTCCTGAAAAGCGAGATCGCCCGTGTCGCCCGCAAGGAGCTTCGCGGCGAGACGCAGCAACTCAAGAAACTCAACGCCCACTACCGGGGCCAGATCGCCACCCTGCGCCGTCGCATCGACACGCTGGAAAAGCAGGTGAACCGGCTGGGCAAGGCAGGCGGCCGGGCCACCGCACGCGCGCAGGAGACCGAGGCGGATGACGACAGCCCGTCGCTGCGTTTCTCGGCCAAGGGACTGGCGGCGCAGCGCAAGCGCCTGGGCCTGTCGGCCGCCGCCCTGGCCTCGCTGCTGGGCGTGTCGGCGCAGTCGGTGTACAAGTGGGAAGACGGCCGCGCGCGGCCGCGGGCCCGCCAGCTGCAGGCCATCGCCTCGCTGCGCGGCATGGGCAAGCGCGCCGCGCAGGCCAAGCTGGAGGAACTGGGCGGCGGCTGA